The following coding sequences are from one Vulpes vulpes isolate BD-2025 chromosome 12, VulVul3, whole genome shotgun sequence window:
- the LOC140594572 gene encoding uncharacterized protein isoform X2, producing the protein MLHPFSGGTGPRPPPPPCITPLIPRPTSPSAPSAPSPDSTGVKRRPLALPPLSSRLRFRREREGESEDVRTSRALPLRSVGGQMQYWPFSASDLYNWKTHNPTFSQDPQALTGLIESILLTHQPTWDACQQLLQTLLTTEERQHVYLEAWKSVPWVDGRPTQLPDGIEDVFPLVRLTWDCDTAAGRERLHLYRQDRLKALQIIQHQIWKPLAAVYRPGDATDPHPFQIGDSVHVRRHQSRTLESHWKGPYIVLLTTPTALKVDGIAAWVHASHVKCAPSMSTADASQDGLGEPLQWKLHRTQNPFKIRLSKIVQ; encoded by the exons ATGCTTCACCCCTTCTCAGGGGGGACCGGGccgagacccccaccccctccctgcatcACTCCCCTTATTCCCCGCCCtacctctccctccgctccctcAGCTCCGTCCCCCGACTCTACTGGGGTAAAGAGGCGACCCCTCGCTTTACCCCCGCTCTCCAGTCGCCTCCGCTTTCGACGAGAGCGCGAGGGGGAGTCGGAAGACGTCCGGACCTCCCGGGCACTTCCCCTCCGATCAGTAGGTGGCCAGATGCAATACTGGCcgttctctgcctctgacctttacAACTGGAAAACTCATAATCCCACTTTCTCCCAAGACCCCCAGGCGCTAACCGGGTTAATTGAGTCAATTCTGTTGACCCACCAGCCGACCTGGGATGCCTGccaacagctcctgcagactctcctcaccacggaggagagacagcACGTCTACCTTGAAGCATGGAAAAGCGTCCCATGGGTGGATGGGAGGCCAACCCAGCTGCCTGATGGAAttgaggatgttttccccttggttcgcctGACCTGGGACTGCGACACTGCTGCTGGTAGGGAGCGGCTCcatctctatcgccag gacaggctaaaggcgctccagattatccagcaccagatctggaaacccctggcagctgtctaccgccccggagatgcaaccgacccacacccgttccagatcggtgactccgtccacgtcaggagacatcagtccaggacccttgagtcccactggaagggcccatacattgtactactaaccaccccaaccgccctaaaagtagacggtattgctgcttgggtccacgcctcacacgtcaagtGCGCCCCATCAATGAGCACCGCTGATGCCAGCCAGGACGGACTGGGcgagccactccaatggaagctccaccgtACCCAAAACCCgttcaagataagactttcaaaaattgttcaatga
- the LOC140594572 gene encoding uncharacterized protein isoform X1: MLHPFSGGTGPRPPPPPCITPLIPRPTSPSAPSAPSPDSTGVKRRPLALPPLSSRLRFRREREGESEDVRTSRALPLRSVGGQMQYWPFSASDLYNWKTHNPTFSQDPQALTGLIESILLTHQPTWDACQQLLQTLLTTEERQHVYLEAWKSVPWVDGRPTQLPDGIEDVFPLVRLTWDCDTAAGRERLHLYRQVLLAGLKGAGRCPTNLAKDRLKALQIIQHQIWKPLAAVYRPGDATDPHPFQIGDSVHVRRHQSRTLESHWKGPYIVLLTTPTALKVDGIAAWVHASHVKCAPSMSTADASQDGLGEPLQWKLHRTQNPFKIRLSKIVQ, encoded by the exons ATGCTTCACCCCTTCTCAGGGGGGACCGGGccgagacccccaccccctccctgcatcACTCCCCTTATTCCCCGCCCtacctctccctccgctccctcAGCTCCGTCCCCCGACTCTACTGGGGTAAAGAGGCGACCCCTCGCTTTACCCCCGCTCTCCAGTCGCCTCCGCTTTCGACGAGAGCGCGAGGGGGAGTCGGAAGACGTCCGGACCTCCCGGGCACTTCCCCTCCGATCAGTAGGTGGCCAGATGCAATACTGGCcgttctctgcctctgacctttacAACTGGAAAACTCATAATCCCACTTTCTCCCAAGACCCCCAGGCGCTAACCGGGTTAATTGAGTCAATTCTGTTGACCCACCAGCCGACCTGGGATGCCTGccaacagctcctgcagactctcctcaccacggaggagagacagcACGTCTACCTTGAAGCATGGAAAAGCGTCCCATGGGTGGATGGGAGGCCAACCCAGCTGCCTGATGGAAttgaggatgttttccccttggttcgcctGACCTGGGACTGCGACACTGCTGCTGGTAGGGAGCGGCTCcatctctatcgccaggtactcctagcgggtctcaaaggggcagggcgatgccccaccaatttggcaaag gacaggctaaaggcgctccagattatccagcaccagatctggaaacccctggcagctgtctaccgccccggagatgcaaccgacccacacccgttccagatcggtgactccgtccacgtcaggagacatcagtccaggacccttgagtcccactggaagggcccatacattgtactactaaccaccccaaccgccctaaaagtagacggtattgctgcttgggtccacgcctcacacgtcaagtGCGCCCCATCAATGAGCACCGCTGATGCCAGCCAGGACGGACTGGGcgagccactccaatggaagctccaccgtACCCAAAACCCgttcaagataagactttcaaaaattgttcaatga
- the LOC112921943 gene encoding interferon alpha-1/2-like: MENASVAYLSPTHEGRCSEKLEPRFPHLPSAARPTAPAGSPMALPCSFSLALVLLSCHSLCCLACDLPDAHGLRNWRVLTLLGQMRRLSAGSCDHDTNDFAFPKELFDGQRLQEAQALSVVHVMTQKVFHLFCPDTSSAPWNMTLLEELCSGLSEQLDDLEACPLQEAGLAETPLMHEDSTLRTYFQRISLYLQDKNHSPCAWEMVRAEIGRSFFSLTILQERIRRRK; encoded by the coding sequence atggaaaacgcGTCTGTTGCCTACTTAAGCCCCACACACGAgggaagatgctcagagaagctggagccgcggttcccacacttgcccagcgcagccaggcccacagcccctgcaggatccccgatggccctgccctgctccttctcgctggccctggtgctgctcagctgccactccctgtgctgtCTGGCTTGCGACCTGCCCGACGCCCACGGCCTGCGCAACTGGAGGGTCCTGACGCTCCtgggacagatgaggagactctcCGCCGGCTCCTGTGACCACGACACCAATGACTTTGCCTTCCCCAAGGAGCTGTTTGATGGCCAGCGGCTCCAGGAGGCGCAGGCCCTCTCTGTGGTCCACGTGATGACCCAGAAGGTCTTCCACCTCTTCTGCCCGGACACGTCCTCCGCTCCTTGGAACATGACTCTCCTGGAGGAACTGTGCTCGGGGCTCTCGGAGCAGCTGGATGACCTGgaggcctgtcccctgcaggaggcggggctggccGAGACCCCCCTCAtgcatgaggactccaccctgaggacctacttccaaaggatctccctctacctgcaagaCAAGAACCACAGCCCGTGTGCCTGGGAGATGGTCCGAGCAGAAATCGGGAGATCCTTCTTCTCCTTGACCATCttgcaagaaagaatcaggaggaggaaatga
- the LOC112921942 gene encoding interferon alpha-1/2 has product MALPCLFSVALVLLSCHSLCCLACDLPDAHGLRNWRALTLLGQMRRLSAGSCDHDTNDFAFPKELFDGQRLQEAQALSVVHVMTQKVFHLFCTNTSSAPWNMTLLEELCSGLSEQLDDLEACPLQEAGLAETPLMHEDSTLRTYFQRISLYLQDKNHSPCAWEMVRAEIGRSFFSSTILQERIRRRK; this is encoded by the coding sequence atggccctgccctgcctcttcTCCGTGGCCCTGGTGCTGCTCAgctgccactccctgtgctgtCTGGCTTGCGACCTGCCCGACGCCCACGGCCTGCGCAACTGGAGGGCCCTGACGCTCCtgggacagatgaggagactctcCGCCGGCTCCTGTGACCACGACACCAATGACTTTGCCTTCCCCAAGGAGCTGTTTGATGGCCAGCGGCTCCAGGAGGCGCAGGCCCTCTCTGTGGTCCACGTGATGACCCAGAAGGTCTTCCACCTCTTCTGCACGAATACATCCTCTGCTCCTTGGAACATGACCCTCCTGGAGGAACTGTGCTCGGGGCTCTCGGAGCAGCTGGATGACCTGgaggcctgtcccctgcaggaggcggggctggccGAGACCCCCCTCAtgcatgaggactccaccctgaggacctacttccaaaggatctccctctacctgcaagaCAAGAACCACAGCCCGTGTGCCTGGGAGATGGTCCGAGCAGAAATCGGGAGATCCTTCTTCTCCTCGACAATCttgcaagaaagaatcaggaggaggaaatga